Proteins encoded within one genomic window of Streptomyces kaniharaensis:
- a CDS encoding 2OG-Fe(II)-dependent halogenase WelO5 family protein, translating into MATISPAKQANVSSNQTPIYVLFDAETVDGAAALTRDHLVRLAAGTVGAVRIRNFGSPQECASVLHGLDTCPMGSYDEEIVVPRIPKLGPAAYDHYDAHGLGEAYWRDAEESEHHRSTLLDGADPLDLAVDRIRRAWGGGMTPATCRGRAMYAGMIRETTGGMKMHWDEIARELPGALDEPVIAQLGFNWYLSMPEGGGATKIFRRRWLPGDEQWRDGYGYAEEIAEHEPSVLVRPEAGDAVLFDPRNFHAVRGNEGPGRRVAISFFMGVTASGSLVYWS; encoded by the coding sequence GTGGCAACCATCTCACCGGCCAAGCAGGCCAACGTCAGCAGCAACCAGACCCCCATCTACGTCCTCTTCGACGCGGAGACCGTCGACGGCGCCGCCGCGCTCACGCGCGACCACCTGGTGCGCCTCGCCGCCGGCACCGTCGGCGCCGTCCGGATCAGGAACTTCGGCAGCCCGCAGGAGTGCGCGAGCGTCCTGCACGGCCTCGACACCTGCCCGATGGGCTCGTACGACGAGGAGATCGTCGTCCCCCGGATCCCCAAGCTCGGCCCGGCCGCGTACGATCACTACGACGCCCACGGGCTCGGCGAGGCGTACTGGCGCGACGCCGAGGAGTCGGAGCACCACCGCTCCACCCTGCTCGACGGCGCCGACCCGCTCGACCTCGCCGTCGACCGCATCCGGCGGGCCTGGGGCGGCGGGATGACCCCGGCGACGTGTCGCGGCCGCGCCATGTACGCGGGCATGATCCGGGAGACCACCGGCGGCATGAAGATGCACTGGGACGAGATCGCCCGCGAGCTGCCCGGCGCGCTAGACGAGCCGGTCATCGCCCAGCTCGGCTTCAACTGGTACCTGTCGATGCCCGAGGGCGGCGGCGCCACCAAGATCTTCCGCCGCCGCTGGCTGCCCGGCGACGAGCAGTGGCGCGACGGCTACGGCTACGCCGAGGAGATCGCCGAGCACGAGCCGAGCGTCCTGGTGCGCCCCGAGGCGGGCGACGCGGTGCTCTTCGACCCCCGCAACTTCCACGCGGTGCGCGGCAACGAGGGCCCGGGACGCCGGGTGGCGATCTCGTTCTTCATGGGCGTCACGGCGAGCGGATCGCTCGTCTACTGGTCCTGA
- the panD gene encoding aspartate 1-decarboxylase: MYRTMFKSKIHRATVTQADLHYVGSVTIDADLLDAADLLPGEKVDIVDIDNGNRLSTYVIEGPRGTGVIGINGAAARLISPGDLVIIIAYATVTNAEAPALEPRVVFVDETNRIVHQGSDPADVPAGSGLHRGDLVAAR, encoded by the coding sequence ATGTACCGCACCATGTTCAAGTCCAAGATCCACCGGGCCACGGTGACCCAGGCCGACCTGCACTACGTCGGATCCGTCACCATCGACGCCGACCTGCTCGACGCCGCCGACCTGCTGCCCGGCGAGAAGGTCGACATCGTCGACATCGACAACGGCAACCGGCTCTCCACCTACGTCATCGAGGGCCCGCGCGGCACCGGCGTCATCGGCATCAACGGCGCCGCCGCCCGCCTCATCAGCCCCGGCGACCTCGTCATCATCATCGCCTACGCGACCGTGACCAACGCCGAGGCCCCCGCCCTGGAGCCGCGCGTGGTCTTCGTCGACGAGACCAACCGGATCGTCCACCAGGGCAGCGACCCCGCCGACGTCCCCGCGGGCAGCGGCCTGCACCGCGGCGACCTGGTCGCCGCCCGATAG
- a CDS encoding MFS transporter yields MADHKAQPRKWAILAVLAVAVFVVSIDSTILNVALPTLGETLKASTDQLQWMVDAYSLAMAGLLLMSGALSDRFGRKRLLILGLLLFGVASVAAAVSTEAWQLIAARAVMGVGASAFMPGTLSILVHVFPEDEREKAIGIWGAVTALGVVFGPLLGGVLLDHFWWGAVYLINVLVVAVSVFGALVLVPESTDPGAHPLDVLSTLLSVIGVTALVYGVIEQPHFGWGSPRVLAGLIGGGVTLVLFFVRQATARHPMVDLKIVRNTRFLGSSGTMAVLMFSLTGILFVLTQELQLRLDFSPLLAGAAILPAAGALMIASPLSAVLSKAIGTRNTVVVALLVFAAGFGTLAQFTKDQGYLAIAVAMVLLGIGMGLSQPIVNDVLMSAGPKEQSGLLSSMNDTVQELGSAFGIAVVGSVLAARYSSAYELPGKTAASHSLGEAVVATQGMPKDAAAATVHAAKSAFDSAFSTSSLVCAGVALLGAVAAMVLLPARLRTPGADAEAEQAPAEPVLAV; encoded by the coding sequence GTGGCAGATCACAAGGCCCAACCTCGCAAGTGGGCGATTCTCGCGGTATTGGCGGTCGCGGTCTTCGTGGTCTCCATCGACTCGACCATCCTCAACGTCGCGCTGCCCACGCTCGGCGAAACCCTCAAGGCCAGTACCGACCAGCTCCAGTGGATGGTCGACGCCTACTCCCTCGCGATGGCCGGCCTGCTGCTGATGTCCGGCGCGCTGTCCGACCGCTTCGGCCGCAAGAGGCTGCTGATCCTCGGTCTGCTGCTGTTCGGCGTCGCCTCGGTGGCCGCCGCGGTCTCCACCGAGGCCTGGCAGCTGATCGCCGCCCGCGCCGTGATGGGGGTGGGCGCCTCCGCGTTCATGCCCGGCACGCTGTCGATCCTGGTGCACGTCTTCCCCGAGGACGAGCGCGAGAAGGCGATCGGCATCTGGGGTGCGGTCACCGCGCTCGGCGTCGTCTTCGGCCCGCTGCTCGGCGGCGTCCTGCTCGACCACTTCTGGTGGGGCGCGGTCTACCTGATCAACGTCCTCGTGGTGGCGGTCTCGGTGTTCGGCGCCCTGGTGCTGGTGCCGGAGTCCACCGACCCGGGCGCCCACCCGCTCGACGTCCTCAGCACCCTGCTCTCGGTGATCGGCGTGACCGCCCTGGTCTACGGCGTCATCGAGCAGCCGCACTTCGGCTGGGGCTCCCCGCGGGTGCTCGCCGGGCTGATCGGCGGCGGCGTGACGCTGGTGCTGTTCTTCGTCCGCCAGGCCACCGCGCGGCACCCGATGGTCGACCTGAAGATCGTCCGCAACACCCGCTTCCTCGGCTCCAGCGGCACCATGGCGGTGCTGATGTTCTCGCTGACCGGCATCCTGTTCGTCCTCACCCAGGAGCTGCAGCTGCGGCTCGACTTCTCGCCGCTGCTGGCCGGCGCCGCGATCCTGCCCGCCGCCGGGGCCCTGATGATCGCCTCGCCGCTGTCGGCCGTGCTGTCCAAGGCGATCGGCACCCGCAACACCGTCGTCGTCGCCCTGCTGGTCTTCGCCGCCGGTTTCGGCACGCTCGCCCAGTTCACCAAGGACCAGGGCTACCTGGCGATCGCCGTGGCCATGGTGCTGCTCGGCATCGGCATGGGCCTGTCCCAGCCGATCGTCAACGACGTGCTGATGTCGGCCGGCCCGAAGGAGCAGTCGGGCCTGCTGTCCTCGATGAACGACACCGTCCAGGAGCTGGGTTCGGCCTTCGGCATCGCCGTGGTCGGCAGCGTGCTCGCCGCCCGCTACAGCTCCGCCTACGAGCTGCCCGGCAAGACGGCCGCCTCGCACTCGCTCGGCGAGGCCGTGGTCGCCACCCAGGGCATGCCGAAGGACGCGGCCGCGGCGACCGTGCACGCCGCCAAGTCGGCCTTCGACTCGGCGTTCTCGACCTCGTCGCTGGTCTGCGCCGGTGTGGCGCTGCTCGGCGCGGTGGCCGCGATGGTCCTGCTGCCGGCCCGGCTGCGCACCCCCGGTGCGGACGCCGAGGCGGAGCAGGCGCCGGCGGAGCCCGTTCTCGCCGTCTAG
- a CDS encoding MbtH family protein → MSAVDTAAGQDARTWAVVLNDEEQYSVWPADRQPPAGWTAVGAQGTREECLAHIATVWTDLRPLSLRRRMAA, encoded by the coding sequence ATGAGCGCGGTGGACACGGCCGCCGGTCAGGACGCCCGGACCTGGGCCGTGGTCCTGAACGACGAGGAGCAGTACTCGGTGTGGCCGGCCGACCGGCAGCCCCCCGCGGGCTGGACGGCCGTCGGCGCGCAGGGCACCCGGGAGGAGTGCCTCGCCCACATCGCCACCGTCTGGACGGACCTGCGCCCGCTGAGCCTGCGCCGGCGCATGGCCGCCTGA
- a CDS encoding methyltransferase domain-containing protein produces the protein MTTTTPRPTSYYLPGEHPKPENELARLARQATLSWAKEANLLREYGLAANHDVLEVGSGPGYISELMLREIPEGTLTCLELEEHLMDYARGYLADAGPRLTLVNGSVLESPLADESFDLAYARLVIQHVPGPDKALAEIHRMLRPGGRVVIADVNDEVWGWVSPDLGTPAFQEVLQARIDLQVERGGDRLIARRLPQLLREAGFQDVRVDAVMVSSDEFGMDDLRPQMDFRSRTAAMVAAKPESGPAVEATADAVDEWLKEPNASVNMLMYLISATKPEA, from the coding sequence ATGACCACCACCACGCCTCGCCCCACCTCCTACTACCTGCCCGGCGAGCACCCCAAGCCGGAGAACGAGCTGGCCCGCCTGGCCCGCCAGGCCACCCTGTCCTGGGCCAAGGAGGCGAACCTCCTGCGCGAGTACGGCCTCGCCGCGAACCACGACGTGCTGGAGGTCGGCTCGGGCCCCGGCTACATCAGCGAGCTGATGCTGCGCGAGATCCCCGAGGGCACGCTGACCTGCCTGGAGCTCGAAGAGCACCTGATGGACTACGCCCGCGGCTACCTCGCCGACGCCGGCCCGCGCCTGACCCTGGTCAACGGCTCGGTCCTGGAGTCGCCGCTGGCCGACGAGTCCTTCGACCTCGCCTACGCCCGCCTGGTCATCCAGCACGTGCCCGGCCCGGACAAGGCCCTCGCCGAGATCCACCGGATGCTGCGCCCGGGCGGCCGCGTCGTCATCGCCGACGTCAACGACGAGGTGTGGGGCTGGGTCTCGCCCGACCTCGGCACCCCGGCCTTCCAGGAGGTCCTCCAGGCCCGCATCGACCTCCAGGTCGAGCGCGGCGGCGACCGTCTGATCGCCCGCCGCCTGCCGCAGCTGCTGCGCGAGGCCGGCTTCCAGGACGTCCGGGTCGACGCGGTGATGGTCTCCAGCGACGAGTTCGGCATGGACGACCTGCGCCCGCAGATGGACTTCCGCTCCCGCACCGCCGCGATGGTGGCCGCCAAGCCCGAGTCGGGCCCGGCCGTCGAGGCCACCGCCGACGCCGTCGACGAGTGGCTGAAGGAGCCGAACGCCTCGGTCAACATGCTCATGTACCTGATCTCCGCCACCAAGCCGGAGGCCTGA
- a CDS encoding non-ribosomal peptide synthetase: MTITPTHHRPGPAPVPRDPAAPQPLSFAQQRMWFAEQLAPGTALQNVPLAVRLTGRLDTAALTEALRRVVARHESLRTSFAVVDATPVQRIAPEAVLTVDHRDLSGLPEAAREKALRGWLDALATTPFELDRAPLVRVGLARLGEDVHVLAATLHHLVADGWSTGVLMRELSAYYAALVGEGPAELPELPLQYADFAIRQRERVESGALDGALDYWREHLADEDAAPLELPTDRPRPEEPGYRGARARRPIPGELVARVGALARSTGATPFMVLLAGYASLLGRITGRGSVVVGTPIAGRNQLETEQLIGLFVNTLALRVDLAGDPEFTELVRRVRKAAIGGFAHQELPFEKIVEARRPDRASHLSPLFQTMFVLQSATGDEFRLPGLDVATVETDTCTARFELQLFVSLRPEGWVATLEYDTDLYDVATADAVLERYLTLLAGAVAEPATRLSRLPVLSPADEQIALELGRSTAEFPVEHCLHQLFEEQARLRPDAVAVRCAGEQISYAELDARADRLAARLRGAGLGPEQLVGLFLERGIDTVVAILGVLKTGAGYVPMDPLYPRPRLARILADARPPVVLVHESLRELLPPYEGRLLDLDDQDAWGPDGPAAPAQAEPRPDNAAYVIYTSGSTGTPKGVHTTHSQVVRMYAAMRAATDAMAFDEHDTWALFHSFAFDVSVVEMWGALLHGGRLVIVPADTIRDIESYRELVCAEGVTVLNQTPSAFAQLSLVDAAHDPAEFPVRTVLFGGEALEPGALRSWFERHGERGPRLVNLYGITETIHVTAREITPADLALAGRSPIGRPMPDQQLYVLDDLLQPVPVGVTGELYVGGAGLARCYFADPHKTADRYVPNPFGRPGERLYKSGDLARISRRGELEYLGRADHQVKIRGYRIETAEIEARLLDHPLVHSAVVVPLESATGELQLYAWATLDAESAAECTADETGAVLRSHLAEQLPGYMVPAAVLVLDALPLTVNGKVDRRALPRPDADQAVAGIEYVAPRTDTERRVAAAWCELLGRERIGVLDNFFDLGGHSLLATQLVFRLREEFGTELPLRTLFAVPTVAGVAEALDGADGRTDGPDLEGDAAVLGDGIAGYPAPAAPGGTDEVLLTGATGFLGAFLLGDLLARTGAVVNCLVRAADEASGRERIERTLRGYGLWRDGWAGRVRPVPGDLGAPRLGLSEADHRRLVADVEAIYHCGAEVNLVFPYEKLRAANVDGTREVLRLATATGRAPVHLVSTVGVFAGAPEDGSVLAESAPTGPSRLLRQGYTQSKWVAEQLVFQARKAGVPVTVHRPGRISGHSGSGACQADDFLWRVVKGCVEAGAVPRDVDVPMNLVPVDYVSATIVEVSRRPEALGGAYHEVNPADVSLGEIFGHLRDFGYRLELLDTDAWLARIRATPENSAFPLLSVFESGSEGGFGYVAFGSDRTRELLDGSGVTCHAPDAELFRTYLSYFASTGYLPNPATAQKDFE, translated from the coding sequence GTGACCATCACCCCCACGCACCACCGGCCCGGCCCAGCGCCCGTGCCGCGAGATCCCGCCGCACCCCAGCCGCTCTCCTTCGCGCAGCAGCGCATGTGGTTCGCCGAGCAGCTGGCGCCCGGCACCGCGCTGCAGAACGTCCCGCTGGCCGTCCGGCTGACCGGACGGCTGGACACCGCCGCGCTCACCGAGGCGCTGCGCCGGGTCGTCGCCCGGCACGAGTCGCTGCGCACCTCCTTCGCGGTGGTCGACGCCACGCCGGTGCAGCGGATCGCGCCCGAGGCCGTCCTGACGGTCGACCACCGGGACCTGAGCGGGCTGCCGGAGGCCGCGCGGGAGAAGGCCCTGCGCGGCTGGCTGGACGCGCTGGCCACCACGCCGTTCGAGCTGGACCGGGCGCCGCTGGTGCGGGTCGGCCTGGCCCGGCTCGGCGAGGACGTGCACGTGCTCGCGGCCACCCTGCACCACCTGGTCGCGGACGGCTGGTCGACCGGCGTGCTGATGCGCGAACTCAGCGCGTACTACGCGGCCCTGGTCGGCGAGGGCCCGGCCGAGCTTCCGGAACTCCCGCTCCAGTACGCCGACTTCGCCATCCGGCAGCGCGAGCGGGTGGAGTCCGGGGCGCTCGACGGCGCGCTCGACTACTGGCGCGAGCACCTCGCCGACGAGGACGCGGCGCCGCTGGAGCTGCCCACCGACCGGCCGCGCCCGGAGGAGCCCGGCTACCGTGGGGCGCGCGCCCGCCGGCCGATCCCGGGCGAACTCGTGGCCCGGGTCGGGGCGCTGGCGCGCAGCACCGGCGCGACCCCGTTCATGGTGCTGCTCGCCGGGTACGCGAGCCTGCTCGGCCGGATCACCGGCCGCGGCAGCGTGGTCGTCGGCACGCCGATCGCCGGCCGCAACCAGCTGGAGACCGAGCAGCTGATCGGCCTGTTCGTCAACACCCTCGCGCTGCGCGTCGACCTGGCCGGCGACCCGGAGTTCACCGAGCTCGTCCGCCGGGTCCGCAAGGCGGCGATCGGCGGATTCGCCCACCAGGAGCTGCCGTTCGAGAAGATCGTGGAGGCTCGCCGGCCGGACCGCGCCAGCCACCTCTCGCCGCTCTTCCAGACCATGTTCGTGCTCCAGAGCGCGACCGGCGACGAGTTCCGCCTGCCCGGCCTGGACGTCGCCACCGTCGAGACCGACACCTGCACCGCCCGGTTCGAGCTCCAGCTGTTCGTCAGCCTGCGCCCCGAGGGCTGGGTCGCCACCCTGGAGTACGACACCGACCTCTACGACGTGGCGACCGCCGACGCCGTGCTGGAGCGCTACCTGACGCTGCTGGCGGGCGCGGTGGCCGAGCCCGCCACCCGGCTCTCCCGGCTGCCGGTGCTGAGCCCGGCCGACGAGCAGATCGCCCTCGAACTCGGCCGCAGCACCGCCGAGTTCCCGGTGGAGCACTGCCTGCACCAGCTCTTCGAGGAGCAGGCCCGGCTGCGCCCGGACGCCGTCGCGGTGCGCTGCGCCGGCGAGCAGATCAGCTACGCCGAGCTGGACGCCCGCGCCGACCGGCTGGCCGCCCGGCTGCGGGGGGCCGGCCTCGGCCCGGAGCAGCTGGTCGGGCTCTTCCTGGAGCGCGGCATCGACACCGTCGTCGCCATCCTCGGCGTGCTGAAGACCGGCGCCGGCTACGTCCCGATGGACCCGCTCTACCCGCGGCCCCGGCTGGCCCGGATCCTCGCCGACGCCCGGCCGCCGGTGGTGCTGGTGCACGAGAGCCTGCGCGAGCTGCTTCCGCCGTACGAGGGCCGGCTGCTCGACCTCGACGACCAGGACGCGTGGGGCCCGGACGGGCCCGCGGCCCCGGCGCAGGCGGAGCCCCGGCCCGACAACGCGGCGTACGTCATCTACACCTCCGGCTCCACCGGCACGCCCAAGGGCGTCCACACCACCCACTCCCAGGTGGTGCGGATGTACGCGGCGATGCGCGCCGCCACCGACGCGATGGCCTTCGACGAGCACGACACCTGGGCGCTGTTCCACTCCTTCGCCTTCGACGTGTCGGTGGTCGAGATGTGGGGCGCGCTGCTGCACGGCGGCCGGCTGGTGATCGTGCCGGCCGACACCATCCGCGACATCGAGTCCTACCGCGAACTCGTGTGCGCCGAGGGCGTCACCGTGCTCAACCAGACGCCGTCCGCGTTCGCCCAGCTCTCGCTGGTCGACGCCGCCCACGACCCGGCCGAGTTCCCGGTGCGCACCGTCCTGTTCGGCGGCGAGGCGCTGGAGCCCGGCGCGCTGCGCAGCTGGTTCGAGCGGCACGGCGAGCGCGGCCCGCGGCTGGTCAACCTGTACGGCATCACCGAGACCATCCACGTCACGGCCCGCGAGATCACCCCGGCCGACCTGGCGCTGGCCGGCCGCAGCCCGATCGGCCGGCCGATGCCGGACCAGCAGCTGTACGTGCTGGACGACCTGCTCCAGCCGGTGCCGGTCGGCGTGACCGGCGAGCTGTACGTCGGCGGCGCGGGCCTGGCCCGCTGCTACTTCGCCGACCCGCACAAGACCGCCGACCGGTACGTCCCCAACCCCTTCGGCCGGCCGGGCGAGCGCCTGTACAAGAGCGGCGACCTGGCCCGGATCTCCCGCCGGGGCGAGCTGGAGTACCTCGGCCGCGCCGACCACCAGGTGAAGATCCGCGGCTACCGGATCGAGACCGCCGAGATCGAGGCCCGGCTGCTGGACCACCCGCTGGTCCACTCCGCCGTGGTGGTGCCGCTGGAGTCCGCCACCGGGGAGCTCCAGCTGTACGCCTGGGCGACCCTGGACGCCGAGTCCGCCGCCGAGTGCACCGCCGACGAGACGGGTGCCGTCCTGCGCTCCCACCTCGCCGAGCAGCTGCCCGGCTACATGGTCCCGGCCGCCGTCCTGGTGCTGGACGCCCTGCCGCTCACGGTGAACGGCAAGGTGGACCGGCGGGCGCTGCCCCGCCCGGACGCCGATCAGGCGGTCGCCGGCATCGAGTACGTCGCGCCGCGCACCGACACCGAGCGGCGGGTCGCCGCGGCCTGGTGCGAGCTGCTCGGCCGGGAGCGGATCGGCGTCCTGGACAACTTCTTCGACCTGGGCGGCCACTCGCTGCTCGCCACCCAGCTGGTCTTCCGGCTGCGTGAGGAGTTCGGCACCGAGCTGCCGCTGCGCACCCTGTTCGCGGTGCCCACCGTGGCCGGGGTCGCCGAGGCGCTGGACGGTGCCGACGGCCGCACCGACGGGCCGGACCTGGAGGGCGACGCGGCGGTCCTCGGCGACGGCATCGCCGGCTACCCCGCGCCGGCCGCGCCCGGCGGGACGGACGAGGTGCTGCTCACCGGCGCCACCGGCTTCCTCGGCGCGTTCCTGCTGGGCGACCTGCTCGCCCGCACCGGCGCCGTCGTCAACTGCCTCGTCCGGGCGGCCGACGAGGCTTCCGGCCGGGAGCGGATCGAGCGGACCCTGCGCGGCTACGGCCTCTGGCGGGACGGCTGGGCCGGGCGCGTCCGCCCGGTGCCAGGCGACCTCGGCGCACCCCGGCTGGGGCTGTCCGAGGCCGACCACCGCCGGCTGGTCGCCGACGTCGAGGCGATCTACCACTGCGGGGCCGAGGTCAACCTCGTCTTCCCGTACGAGAAGCTGCGCGCCGCCAACGTCGACGGCACCCGCGAGGTCCTGCGGCTGGCCACGGCCACCGGCCGGGCGCCGGTCCACCTGGTCTCGACCGTCGGCGTCTTCGCGGGCGCGCCCGAGGACGGCTCGGTGCTCGCCGAGTCCGCCCCCACCGGCCCGTCGCGGCTGCTGCGCCAGGGCTACACCCAGAGCAAGTGGGTGGCGGAGCAGCTGGTCTTCCAGGCCCGGAAGGCGGGCGTGCCCGTCACCGTGCACCGCCCCGGCCGGATCTCCGGCCACTCCGGCAGCGGCGCCTGCCAGGCCGACGACTTCCTCTGGCGGGTCGTCAAGGGCTGCGTCGAGGCCGGCGCCGTCCCCCGGGACGTCGACGTGCCGATGAACCTCGTCCCGGTCGACTACGTGAGCGCCACGATCGTCGAGGTGTCCCGGCGGCCGGAGGCCCTGGGCGGCGCCTACCACGAGGTCAACCCGGCCGACGTCTCGCTCGGCGAGATCTTCGGCCACCTGCGGGACTTCGGCTACCGGCTGGAGCTCCTCGACACCGACGCGTGGCTGGCGCGGATCCGCGCCACCCCGGAGAACTCGGCGTTCCCGCTGCTGAGCGTCTTCGAGTCCGGCTCGGAGGGCGGCTTCGGCTACGTCGCCTTCGGCTCCGACCGCACCCGCGAACTGCTCGACGGCTCCGGCGTCACCTGCCACGCCCCCGACGCGGAGCTGTTCCGCACCTACCTGTCCTACTTCGCATCCACCGGCTACCTGCCCAACCCGGCAACCGCACAGAAAGACTTCGAGTGA